The Tachypleus tridentatus isolate NWPU-2018 chromosome 5, ASM421037v1, whole genome shotgun sequence genome includes a window with the following:
- the LOC143250990 gene encoding uncharacterized protein LOC143250990 encodes MVDLSKGRAGKNASAVMYPDLSSSITPMQHCPEIPIPTLQERKQPSSEESSKSEEEVDVKDPCYNFRGAAGERNPYYSNQRDLNDLIRDLGLTKSNAELLAV; translated from the coding sequence aTGGTAGACCTTTCCAAaggtcgggctggcaagaatgcatctgctgtcatgtatccggacctttcATCATCCATCACCCCAATGCAACACTGCCCTGAGATCCCTATACCAACTCTtcaagagagaaagcagccatcctcagaagagagcagcaaatcagaagaggaggtagacgttaaAGATCCAtgttacaatttcagaggtgcagctggtgagagaaacccatactactcaaaccaaagagacctcaatgacttgatcagagatcttggtctaacaaagtcgaatgccgagcttttggccgtctag